Proteins co-encoded in one Candidatus Brocadia sp. genomic window:
- a CDS encoding GTP-binding protein, producing the protein MNVRTPITLITGPLGSGKTTLLRHILDTVSKKIAILMNEFGEIAIDSKIIEGKNIRIAELGGGCVCCSLQGEFEAAVNEVIDKIDPEAIVVETTGVAEPDALVFNIHENIPRVRLDGVVTIADADAMIKYPQLGYTTRTQIQAADTILLNKIDLVTPENLDMLQEKLHQLNNMAPILYTQRTQVDPDLLFGIAREREILQPKHIHQPEFESFSHQTSATLDQSCFEQFADHLNEYVYRAKGFVRFSQGTYLFNFVAGRWELEPFQAEKTKLVFIGKELKSQESKIIGELKRCEI; encoded by the coding sequence GTGAATGTCAGAACGCCCATTACCCTGATTACCGGTCCTCTTGGGAGCGGGAAAACCACGCTGCTTCGCCACATCCTGGATACGGTGTCAAAGAAGATAGCGATCCTCATGAACGAATTTGGTGAAATTGCCATCGATAGCAAAATCATCGAAGGGAAAAATATCCGCATTGCCGAACTGGGTGGTGGATGCGTTTGTTGTTCCCTGCAGGGAGAGTTCGAGGCAGCGGTAAATGAAGTGATCGACAAGATAGACCCGGAAGCCATCGTAGTTGAAACCACCGGGGTGGCAGAACCCGATGCCCTGGTCTTCAATATTCATGAAAACATCCCACGTGTGCGGCTGGACGGGGTAGTGACGATTGCAGATGCCGATGCCATGATAAAGTATCCACAACTTGGGTATACGACCCGGACACAAATCCAGGCGGCGGATACCATTCTCCTCAATAAGATCGACCTTGTTACGCCTGAAAATCTGGATATGTTGCAAGAAAAGCTGCATCAGCTTAATAATATGGCACCTATCCTGTATACCCAGCGCACCCAGGTCGACCCTGATTTACTTTTTGGAATTGCCCGGGAGCGGGAAATACTACAGCCCAAACATATTCACCAGCCCGAATTTGAGTCATTCAGTCATCAAACCAGCGCAACCTTAGATCAAAGCTGTTTTGAGCAATTTGCTGATCATTTAAATGAATATGTCTATCGCGCCAAGGGTTTTGTGCGTTTTTCTCAAGGGACGTATCTTTTTAACTTTGTTGCCGGACGTTGGGAATTGGAGCCTTTCCAGGCAGAAAAGACTAAATTGGTTTTCATCGGAAAAGAGCTCAAATCGCAGGAATCAAAGATCATCGGGGAGTTGAAAAGGTGTGAGATATAG
- the purE gene encoding 5-(carboxyamino)imidazole ribonucleotide mutase, which yields MAKKKIGIVMGSDSDLTIMKEAMNILKEFDVDFDVNIISAHRSPERAHSYATEAEEKYDVIIAGAGGAAHLAGVVASLTPIPVIGVPMPTSGLGGLDSLLSMVQMPSGIPVSTMAIGKSGAMNAAILAIQIVSLSDPKIRQKMVLYKKKLSDDVAKKDKEARTELGLL from the coding sequence ATGGCAAAAAAAAAGATTGGGATTGTCATGGGTAGCGATTCTGACCTCACGATAATGAAGGAGGCCATGAATATACTGAAGGAATTTGATGTGGATTTCGATGTGAATATCATTTCAGCCCATCGCTCGCCAGAAAGAGCTCACTCGTATGCGACAGAAGCGGAAGAGAAGTACGATGTAATTATTGCAGGCGCGGGCGGAGCTGCACATCTGGCCGGGGTTGTTGCGAGTTTGACCCCTATTCCTGTCATTGGTGTACCCATGCCGACATCCGGGCTGGGTGGGCTGGATTCACTTCTTTCTATGGTGCAGATGCCATCGGGTATTCCTGTATCTACCATGGCTATTGGAAAATCCGGCGCTATGAATGCCGCAATATTAGCAATCCAGATAGTGAGCCTGTCCGATCCAAAAATAAGGCAAAAAATGGTACTGTATAAAAAGAAACTGTCGGATGATGTTGCAAAAAAGGATAAAGAAGCGCGGACTGAACTTGGATTACTGTAA
- a CDS encoding methyl-accepting chemotaxis protein, with protein MEVIIMMKITLNAKIITLFVIAGLLPFIITGMLSYRIASKSLSEQSFNQLTSVRDIKKKQIEGYFERIRLDIAALSGDPTLCSAIQKMKQAFTEIGAEKVHELYVKKNPFRKEKKIDYLHATDGSEYSSLHATYHPYFKGLLEKRGYYDIFLIDSETGDVIYTAFKESDFGSNLLHGPYADTNIARLYTEVNNADGQDLVKMVDFESYAPSNFEPASFIAAPVYAGFNKIGVLIIQIPIDQINTIMTERAGLGETGETYLVGIDKFMRSDSRFSEKRTILVNKIDTEATRDALSGKSSCKIIKDYRGLEVLSAYAPLDIKDTNWAIIAEIDRKEAFKAATLLKNWNFIIGIAAVLFVTALGWVVLKITGKISGLFKMLLADLTEGSSQVASAAEQISESSQNLAEGSSEQAASIEETSSSMEEISAMTRQNADNAKEAASLANLCNASAAQGDHSMGMLNTAIHEISDSSKKIANIIKVIDEIAFQTNLLALNAAVEAARAGEHGKGFAVVAEEVRNLAQRSASAAKETAQLIEDSVKKVDVGVELTNKVGESLKEIVKNVKKVTDLVNEIANASQEQSEGVSQVGKAITQMDQVIQQNAVNAEETASASEELSAQANSLLSLVDKIAKEAGGREADTETHKDKPQAANKPDRAKEPAKRTVTRDKTISYNKRSNEHVIHISGDGNGKERGFGKRHHPESDADAIIPMDEEAFKDF; from the coding sequence ATGGAGGTAATAATAATGATGAAGATTACCCTTAACGCGAAGATTATAACGTTATTTGTAATTGCAGGTTTACTGCCTTTTATCATTACGGGAATGTTGAGTTATCGCATAGCGAGCAAGTCTCTTTCTGAACAGTCTTTTAATCAGTTAACCTCTGTACGGGATATAAAGAAGAAGCAGATAGAGGGATATTTTGAGAGAATACGATTAGATATAGCTGCATTATCCGGGGATCCAACACTCTGCAGCGCCATACAGAAAATGAAACAGGCATTCACGGAGATAGGCGCAGAGAAAGTCCATGAGCTTTACGTCAAAAAAAATCCATTCCGGAAAGAGAAAAAAATCGATTATCTCCATGCAACTGATGGAAGTGAGTATAGCAGTTTACACGCCACATATCATCCCTATTTCAAAGGCTTGTTGGAAAAACGTGGTTATTATGACATTTTTTTAATTGATTCAGAGACCGGGGATGTAATATATACCGCCTTTAAAGAGTCAGATTTTGGTTCTAATCTTTTACATGGTCCGTATGCAGATACGAATATTGCCAGGCTTTATACGGAGGTAAACAACGCGGACGGACAAGATCTTGTAAAGATGGTCGATTTTGAGTCATATGCGCCTTCTAACTTCGAACCTGCCTCGTTTATTGCAGCCCCTGTTTATGCAGGATTTAATAAAATAGGGGTTTTGATAATTCAAATACCCATCGATCAGATCAACACTATTATGACTGAAAGGGCTGGCCTGGGAGAAACCGGCGAGACCTATCTTGTAGGAATTGACAAATTTATGAGATCTGATTCCAGGTTTTCTGAGAAAAGGACAATATTGGTAAATAAGATAGACACGGAAGCAACCAGGGATGCCTTATCAGGCAAGAGTTCCTGTAAGATAATAAAAGATTACAGGGGTTTGGAAGTGCTCAGCGCATATGCACCCCTTGATATAAAGGATACAAATTGGGCAATTATTGCAGAAATTGACAGAAAGGAGGCCTTTAAAGCAGCAACGTTGCTAAAAAATTGGAATTTTATTATCGGCATAGCAGCAGTGCTTTTTGTCACAGCACTTGGATGGGTTGTACTGAAGATTACGGGAAAGATATCGGGCCTCTTTAAGATGTTGCTGGCCGATCTTACGGAGGGGTCTTCTCAGGTTGCCTCGGCAGCGGAGCAAATCTCAGAATCAAGCCAGAATCTGGCCGAGGGGTCTTCGGAACAAGCGGCTTCAATAGAAGAGACATCTTCATCTATGGAAGAGATTTCTGCTATGACCAGGCAAAACGCCGACAATGCCAAAGAAGCCGCCAGTTTGGCCAATTTGTGTAATGCATCTGCAGCCCAGGGTGATCATTCGATGGGGATGCTGAACACAGCTATACACGAAATCAGTGATAGTAGCAAGAAGATAGCAAATATTATCAAGGTAATTGACGAGATTGCATTCCAGACCAATTTGTTAGCCCTGAATGCAGCCGTGGAAGCGGCGAGGGCTGGTGAACATGGGAAGGGATTCGCTGTGGTTGCGGAAGAGGTAAGAAACCTGGCACAACGCAGTGCCAGCGCCGCAAAGGAGACAGCCCAGCTGATCGAGGATAGCGTAAAGAAGGTAGATGTTGGTGTGGAATTAACAAATAAGGTCGGAGAATCCCTCAAGGAAATTGTGAAAAATGTCAAGAAAGTGACAGATTTGGTAAACGAGATTGCCAATGCATCACAGGAACAGTCTGAAGGAGTCAGTCAGGTGGGAAAAGCCATAACCCAGATGGATCAGGTCATACAGCAAAATGCTGTAAATGCTGAAGAAACGGCATCGGCAAGTGAAGAGTTATCTGCACAGGCAAATAGTCTGCTCTCTCTGGTGGATAAAATTGCCAAAGAGGCGGGAGGCAGGGAAGCAGATACAGAGACACACAAAGATAAACCACAGGCAGCAAATAAACCTGACAGAGCAAAAGAACCGGCAAAGAGAACAGTGACAAGGGACAAAACGATATCGTACAATAAACGAAGTAATGAGCATGTCATACACATTTCAGGAGATGGGAATGGAAAAGAGCGAGGATTTGGGAAAAGACATCATCCCGAGTCAGATGCAGATGCAATTATTCCGATGGATGAAGAGGCTTTTAAGGACTTCTGA
- a CDS encoding VWA domain-containing protein, with protein MLFFNYEEHKILVYALAGLIFILYVFLYRRKSAWLKAFGQRSLINRFSKIPRIHRNLLKGACMSAACCILGMVVLQPKWQTTQDHYEKEGLEIVFVLDVSISMLAEDVKPNRLQRAKMEISHLVQGLEGDRVGLVVFAARAFSLLPYPTNDYERVFLRILNMINENYVRFVPYGTNIGNAFILAMNTFGKENTKKVMILLTDGEEQIITRSQVAEAVKLLLERKDIAIYVVGIGDLKKASPIPKRDKEGNVTGYEITEEGETIYTNPNPIFLREIAEMVGGTYQHDATGNELKHIFAQVIEKHKNIIGIKKKNIIKDVSQYFLGGALALLALYFIL; from the coding sequence ATGTTATTTTTTAATTACGAAGAACATAAAATCCTTGTTTATGCACTTGCAGGTCTGATCTTTATCTTGTATGTATTCCTTTATCGAAGAAAGTCAGCCTGGTTAAAGGCCTTTGGCCAAAGAAGTTTAATCAACAGATTTAGCAAAATTCCCAGGATACACAGAAACCTCCTGAAAGGTGCTTGTATGAGTGCAGCCTGCTGTATCCTGGGAATGGTGGTGTTACAGCCTAAATGGCAAACAACACAGGACCATTATGAAAAAGAGGGATTGGAGATTGTCTTTGTCTTAGACGTCTCGATCAGCATGCTAGCGGAAGATGTAAAACCCAACCGATTACAGCGTGCAAAGATGGAGATATCCCATCTTGTGCAAGGATTGGAAGGTGACCGTGTCGGTCTGGTGGTGTTTGCAGCCCGTGCCTTTTCACTTCTGCCGTATCCCACCAATGATTACGAAAGGGTCTTCCTGCGCATATTGAATATGATCAATGAAAATTATGTGCGATTTGTACCTTACGGGACGAATATTGGCAATGCGTTTATCCTGGCTATGAATACGTTCGGCAAAGAAAATACAAAAAAGGTGATGATTCTCCTCACAGATGGAGAAGAGCAAATCATTACCCGCAGCCAGGTCGCAGAGGCCGTAAAACTGCTGTTGGAGAGGAAGGATATCGCTATTTATGTTGTCGGCATCGGAGACCTGAAAAAGGCATCCCCTATACCCAAAAGAGATAAGGAAGGGAACGTAACAGGTTACGAGATTACGGAAGAAGGAGAAACTATTTATACCAATCCCAATCCGATTTTTTTACGGGAAATTGCAGAAATGGTTGGCGGGACTTATCAGCATGATGCCACAGGCAACGAACTTAAACATATTTTCGCACAGGTCATTGAAAAACACAAAAACATCATAGGAATCAAAAAGAAAAATATTATCAAAGATGTTTCCCAATATTTTCTCGGTGGTGCACTGGCGCTGCTTGCACTGTACTTTATTTTATGA
- the mtnA gene encoding S-methyl-5-thioribose-1-phosphate isomerase, whose amino-acid sequence MPLPTIEWEGNVEGRIRLVDQTLLPTELKFVYCEDIKSIWHAIKTLMVRGAPAIGIAAAMGVVLGIKDIRAKDADTFLKELKQVTSYLSTARPTAVNLFWGIARMERVARENKNKSVREIKDALLHEAIRIQNEDKVICRQIGENGAKLIKDGNGILTHCNAGGLATADYGTALAVLFKAKEQGKHIKVYADETRPLLQGARLTAWELVHAGIDVTLICDSMAAHVMKQGKVQCVIVGADRIAANGDTANKIGTYGVSILAKEHGIPFYVAAPVSTFDLSIKSGNDIPIEERSPEEITNGFGKKTAPEGVKVFNPAFDVTPAKNITAIITEKGVITKPFAENIQRILGTSVVS is encoded by the coding sequence ATGCCGTTACCAACTATAGAATGGGAAGGAAATGTTGAAGGTCGTATCCGATTGGTCGACCAAACTTTGTTGCCCACCGAGTTAAAATTCGTTTACTGTGAGGACATAAAAAGTATCTGGCATGCAATTAAAACACTCATGGTGAGAGGTGCGCCGGCAATTGGTATCGCAGCAGCAATGGGTGTGGTCTTAGGAATTAAGGACATACGTGCAAAGGATGCGGATACCTTTTTAAAAGAACTGAAACAGGTAACGTCCTATTTGAGCACTGCACGACCAACAGCAGTCAATCTTTTTTGGGGAATTGCCCGTATGGAGCGAGTTGCTCGGGAAAACAAGAACAAATCCGTCCGGGAAATAAAAGATGCACTCCTCCATGAAGCAATAAGAATACAAAATGAAGATAAGGTTATTTGCAGGCAGATTGGCGAGAATGGCGCAAAACTTATCAAGGACGGTAACGGTATTTTAACCCATTGTAATGCAGGCGGTTTAGCCACTGCTGATTATGGCACTGCGTTAGCCGTTCTGTTTAAGGCCAAGGAACAAGGCAAACATATCAAGGTCTATGCAGACGAAACGCGCCCCCTGCTGCAAGGCGCAAGATTGACTGCCTGGGAACTCGTGCATGCAGGTATTGATGTTACCCTGATATGTGATAGCATGGCAGCACATGTGATGAAGCAGGGAAAGGTGCAATGCGTAATTGTGGGCGCAGACAGGATCGCCGCCAATGGTGACACCGCCAATAAAATTGGTACCTACGGTGTCTCTATTCTGGCAAAGGAACACGGAATTCCTTTTTACGTCGCAGCTCCTGTTTCAACCTTTGATTTGAGCATAAAATCAGGAAACGATATTCCCATTGAAGAGCGTTCACCCGAAGAAATTACCAACGGATTCGGCAAGAAAACTGCGCCTGAAGGGGTCAAGGTCTTTAATCCCGCCTTTGATGTAACCCCGGCAAAAAATATCACAGCCATTATTACCGAAAAGGGAGTAATCACGAAACCCTTTGCTGAAAATATCCAGCGCATCTTGGGAACATCAGTTGTTTCATGA
- a CDS encoding RtcB family protein produces MPAPTFLKRISDTIWELPVSYKEGMRVPARIYGTEKLIHEMDETVYEQVTNVATLPGITKYALCMPDGHFGYGFPIGGVAAMDADEGVISPGGIGFDINCGMRLVTTNLMYDDVKPHLKTLIDKLYDRVPAGVGSTGFLRLTRNEFRQVVEQGARWCVKNGYGWEEDLELTEESGCIDGADASKISEKAIDRGYNQIGTLGSGNHYLEIQVVRRENIHDTELARTFGITIPDQVVVMFHCGSRGFGHQVATDYLQVFLRVMQSKYGIKILDRELASAPFNSPEGRDYFAAMKCGINMSFANRQVILHRVREVFSDVFNRSPQDLQMHMVYDVAHNTAKFERHVVDGQIKNLLVHRKGATRAFGPQMEGIPERYKEAGQPVIIGGSMETGSYLLVGTPGGDQTFFSTAHGSGRTMSRTKARKMWWGEKLQQDMEKRGIYVRTASWSGLAEEAGGAYKDIDDVIEATERAGISRRVVRFTPIGNVKG; encoded by the coding sequence ATGCCTGCCCCAACGTTCTTGAAACGGATATCCGATACAATCTGGGAGTTACCCGTTTCTTATAAGGAGGGGATGCGTGTTCCGGCCAGAATCTACGGAACGGAAAAATTGATTCACGAGATGGACGAAACAGTCTATGAGCAGGTTACCAATGTGGCCACGTTGCCGGGTATCACCAAATATGCGCTCTGCATGCCAGACGGCCATTTCGGATACGGTTTTCCAATTGGGGGAGTGGCTGCCATGGATGCTGACGAAGGGGTGATTTCTCCGGGGGGTATTGGCTTTGACATCAATTGCGGTATGCGCCTGGTGACGACTAACCTTATGTATGATGATGTAAAGCCGCATCTTAAAACCCTGATCGACAAGCTTTATGACAGGGTCCCGGCAGGGGTGGGGAGTACGGGCTTTCTCAGGTTAACAAGGAACGAGTTCCGCCAGGTGGTTGAACAGGGTGCGCGGTGGTGTGTCAAAAATGGCTATGGATGGGAAGAAGACCTGGAGTTAACTGAAGAGTCTGGTTGTATCGATGGGGCCGATGCATCAAAAATCAGTGAAAAAGCCATCGACCGTGGTTATAACCAGATTGGTACCCTGGGCTCCGGCAATCATTACCTGGAGATCCAGGTAGTACGACGCGAAAATATTCACGATACAGAACTGGCCCGGACCTTTGGCATAACTATCCCTGACCAGGTAGTAGTTATGTTTCACTGCGGTAGCAGGGGATTTGGACATCAGGTGGCAACCGACTACCTGCAGGTTTTTCTGAGGGTCATGCAAAGCAAGTATGGGATCAAAATTCTGGATCGTGAGCTGGCCTCTGCCCCTTTCAATTCTCCTGAGGGGAGAGATTACTTTGCTGCCATGAAATGCGGGATCAATATGTCATTTGCCAACCGCCAGGTCATCTTACACCGGGTACGCGAAGTTTTTTCTGATGTATTTAATCGTTCTCCCCAGGACTTACAGATGCACATGGTATATGATGTGGCACACAATACCGCCAAGTTCGAGCGGCATGTTGTTGATGGACAAATCAAAAACCTGCTCGTGCATCGAAAGGGTGCCACCCGCGCCTTTGGGCCACAAATGGAGGGTATACCGGAACGATATAAGGAAGCAGGGCAGCCTGTTATCATAGGAGGCAGCATGGAGACGGGTTCCTATTTACTGGTGGGAACCCCCGGAGGCGATCAAACCTTCTTCAGCACGGCACACGGCAGCGGCCGAACCATGAGCCGGACCAAAGCACGGAAGATGTGGTGGGGAGAAAAATTACAGCAGGATATGGAAAAGCGCGGGATCTATGTCCGTACTGCCTCATGGTCAGGGCTTGCTGAGGAGGCGGGCGGTGCCTACAAGGACATTGACGATGTCATCGAGGCCACTGAGCGGGCGGGGATCAGCAGGCGAGTAGTACGCTTTACGCCCATTGGTAACGTGAAGGGATAG
- a CDS encoding universal stress protein yields the protein MIKLILVPTDGSENSITAADYAIHLARLFNASVKGLFVKDVKVLTGPLIHDIGTSIGGMVPYGTFNQTVREMMESQADAALNLLEGKCSQAGIPFSREVREGVVSREIIKSADDCDLISMGKMGAHAEWRDVFLGTNVEFVVRQTHKPVLITPSEFKPFTKMLIAYDGSSFADKALRSGAEIAQPMKLPVTVVFVAGKKEESSEILSKAKTFLESYNLTVNTVAKEGTDHAKGILELCNDEDEKFNILVMGAYGHSRLQEMILGGTTVRVMRSTHCPILLCR from the coding sequence ATGATAAAGCTAATCCTTGTCCCTACGGATGGTTCTGAAAACAGTATAACGGCAGCCGATTATGCAATACACCTGGCACGCCTTTTTAACGCCAGTGTCAAAGGATTGTTCGTTAAAGATGTCAAGGTATTGACCGGTCCCCTGATCCATGACATTGGTACGAGCATTGGTGGAATGGTCCCCTACGGCACATTCAATCAAACCGTAAGAGAGATGATGGAATCGCAGGCTGATGCAGCCTTGAATCTGCTGGAGGGAAAATGCAGTCAGGCAGGAATACCGTTTTCCCGGGAGGTAAGAGAAGGGGTTGTGAGTCGTGAGATTATTAAATCTGCCGATGACTGCGACCTGATTTCTATGGGAAAGATGGGGGCTCACGCTGAATGGCGAGACGTGTTTTTAGGCACTAATGTTGAATTTGTGGTACGACAGACCCATAAACCGGTACTCATTACGCCATCAGAATTCAAACCTTTTACCAAAATGCTGATTGCTTATGACGGGAGCTCATTTGCTGACAAGGCATTGCGTAGCGGCGCTGAAATAGCACAACCCATGAAGTTACCTGTAACGGTGGTCTTCGTGGCAGGCAAAAAAGAAGAATCTTCCGAGATACTTTCAAAGGCAAAAACATTTCTCGAAAGTTACAACCTTACCGTCAATACTGTCGCAAAAGAAGGAACCGATCATGCAAAAGGCATCCTGGAACTTTGTAATGACGAAGATGAAAAATTTAATATCCTGGTTATGGGCGCTTATGGTCATTCCCGGCTCCAGGAAATGATTCTGGGTGGCACTACGGTAAGGGTTATGCGGTCTACACACTGTCCAATCCTGCTTTGTCGTTAA
- a CDS encoding FAD-binding oxidoreductase — protein sequence MRPIHLKKGLLKITMIRSADPDTIRPYLKDASNLTGGYASEVVFPEDEKEVIQVLDEACYTRTPVTIAGNGTGLAGARIPFGGIVLSTEKLGGLRRIYQINGGSSYAVTGPAITLRALQEAVSARGLLYPPDPTEQNAFIGASVATNASGARTFKYGATRRWIKRIRVVLATGDILELRRGEFVADKEGRLFLNGDRNSFELKLPQYQMPEGKHSAGYYVAPGMSALDLFIGSEGTLGVITEVEVELIPKPQELFSGVVFFDQEENAWQFTDHARGESLKNRASQRKDQIDASALEYFDSQSLEILRSSYSQIPRNARSAIFFEQEMQYESGKILMEQWFQLCRDHQSLFDQSWFGKNPKEHAEFRVFRHAIPVLVNRILRQHHQLKIGTDFTVPNKRFFDLFKLYRQSLDNSGLRYCIFGHIADNHLHVNILPQNDQEADRGWQIYRKIARQIIEWRGTISAEHGVGKIKREYLLDMFSQSGLREMAFIKKTLDPYVILGRGNIIPEEFLLR from the coding sequence ATGCGTCCTATACATTTGAAAAAGGGCCTGTTAAAAATCACTATGATCCGTAGCGCTGACCCCGATACGATACGTCCATATCTTAAAGACGCTTCTAACCTTACCGGTGGCTATGCAAGCGAGGTGGTCTTTCCTGAAGATGAAAAAGAGGTCATTCAGGTGCTGGATGAGGCGTGCTACACCCGCACACCTGTAACAATTGCGGGAAATGGTACAGGTCTCGCCGGAGCGAGGATACCGTTTGGCGGAATCGTTCTCTCAACTGAAAAGCTCGGCGGATTAAGGAGAATTTATCAAATCAACGGAGGTTCCAGTTACGCCGTGACAGGGCCGGCCATTACTTTAAGAGCGCTGCAGGAGGCGGTTTCTGCAAGAGGACTCCTTTACCCTCCGGATCCGACAGAACAGAACGCCTTTATCGGCGCCAGCGTCGCAACGAATGCATCGGGGGCACGCACTTTCAAATACGGAGCTACCCGACGGTGGATAAAACGAATAAGAGTTGTTCTTGCAACAGGAGACATCCTGGAACTGCGCCGTGGGGAGTTCGTTGCTGATAAAGAAGGCCGCCTTTTCCTGAATGGGGACAGAAACTCTTTTGAATTAAAGCTGCCCCAGTATCAAATGCCGGAGGGAAAGCACTCCGCTGGCTACTATGTGGCTCCAGGAATGAGCGCCCTGGATCTTTTTATTGGTTCAGAAGGGACTTTGGGTGTGATCACAGAGGTTGAGGTTGAGTTAATTCCTAAGCCACAGGAACTCTTTAGTGGCGTTGTTTTCTTTGACCAGGAGGAGAATGCCTGGCAGTTCACCGACCATGCAAGAGGAGAGTCGTTAAAAAACCGTGCTTCTCAAAGAAAAGATCAGATTGATGCCAGCGCTCTGGAGTATTTCGATTCTCAGTCTCTGGAAATTCTGCGTTCCTCCTATTCTCAAATTCCCCGAAATGCACGGTCAGCCATCTTTTTTGAACAGGAGATGCAATATGAGTCCGGAAAGATACTCATGGAACAATGGTTTCAGTTATGCAGAGATCATCAATCGCTGTTTGATCAGAGCTGGTTTGGCAAAAACCCAAAGGAACATGCTGAATTCAGGGTATTTCGTCATGCGATTCCGGTTCTTGTCAATAGAATCCTGCGACAGCATCATCAACTGAAGATTGGCACTGATTTTACCGTTCCAAACAAACGCTTTTTTGATCTGTTTAAGCTGTATCGTCAGAGTTTGGATAACTCAGGTCTTCGGTATTGTATCTTTGGCCATATTGCTGATAATCATCTCCACGTAAACATCCTCCCGCAGAACGATCAGGAAGCTGACCGGGGGTGGCAAATTTATCGCAAAATAGCCAGACAAATTATTGAATGGAGAGGCACCATTTCCGCTGAGCATGGCGTGGGCAAGATCAAACGTGAATATCTTTTGGACATGTTTAGCCAATCGGGACTACGGGAGATGGCCTTCATCAAAAAGACGCTCGATCCGTACGTAATTCTGGGCAGGGGGAATATTATTCCGGAAGAGTTTTTACTCCGCTGA
- a CDS encoding archease has translation MPYKFLEDIAIADIAFKAWGKDLEETFTAAADATMNVMVEEPDLIQPREKREIKLENSELDMLLFNFLQEFIYYKDSEQLMLRVRQIQISGKDHNYVLEAILMGEKLDPDRHHPRVDVKAVTLHRFRLEKTDYGWETQVILDI, from the coding sequence ATGCCATACAAATTCTTAGAAGACATCGCCATTGCTGATATCGCTTTTAAAGCCTGGGGTAAGGATTTAGAGGAGACGTTTACGGCAGCAGCAGACGCCACGATGAATGTGATGGTTGAGGAACCCGACTTGATCCAACCTCGTGAAAAGCGTGAAATCAAACTCGAAAACAGCGAACTGGATATGCTCCTTTTCAATTTCCTGCAGGAGTTTATCTATTACAAAGATTCCGAACAGTTGATGTTACGGGTTAGGCAAATTCAAATCAGCGGGAAAGACCACAATTATGTTCTGGAGGCAATCCTCATGGGTGAAAAACTAGATCCGGACCGGCATCATCCTCGGGTAGACGTCAAGGCCGTCACCCTCCATCGTTTTCGCCTGGAAAAGACCGACTACGGGTGGGAAACGCAGGTAATCCTGGATATATAA